Proteins encoded in a region of the Enoplosus armatus isolate fEnoArm2 chromosome 16, fEnoArm2.hap1, whole genome shotgun sequence genome:
- the cldn35 gene encoding claudin-4, translated as MVNTGMQLISFTCAVTGWIMAIAVTALPQWKVSAFIGSNILTSEIKWEGIWMNCIYQTTGHMQCKTYDSMLALPPDIQAARALMCLAIFMGWLSCTVSCCGMKCTTCAGDDRRAKAGIALSGGVLFILTGLCVLIPISWTANTVVQDFYNPNVPLMHKRELGQAIYLGWAAAVILMISGAVLSSTCPLMERDGRYRRGYIGRSFANSPASAPDPPKPITSNSLPLKEYV; from the coding sequence ATGGTGAACACTGGCATGCAGCTGATCAGCTTCACCTGCGCGGTGACCGGCTGGATCATGGCGATCGCCGTCACGGCCTTGCCTCAGTGGAAGGTCTCGGCCTTCATCGGCAGCAACATCCTGACCTCAGAGATCAAATGGGAAGGCATCTGGATGAACTGCATCTACCAGACCACTGGTCACATGCAGTGTAAGACATACGACTCCATGCTGGCACTGCCTCCGGACATCCAGGCGGCCCGCGCCCTCATGTGTCTGGCCATCTTCATGGGCTGGCTCTCCTGCACCGTGTCCTGCTGTGGCATGAAGTGCACCACCTGTGCCGGGGACGACCGCCGGGCCAAGGCGGGCATCGCGCTCTCAGGCGGTGTTCTCTTCATTCTGACCGGCCTGTGTGTGCTGATTCCCATTTCCTGGACTGCTAACACTGTCGTCCAGGATTTCTACAACCCCAACGTGCCCCTGATGCACAAAAGGGAGCTGGGTCAGGCTATATATCTGGGCTGGGCAGCTGCCGTTATTCTTATGATCAGTGGAGCTGTGTTGAGCAGCACCTGCCCCCTCATGGAGAGGGACGGCAGGTACCGCAGGGGCTACATAGGCCGGAGCTTTGCTAATTCACCCGCTTCAGCACCAGATCCCCCGAAACCTATCACGTCTAATAGTCTACCCCTAAAGGAGTACGTATAG